Proteins encoded in a region of the Chryseobacterium piperi genome:
- the porM gene encoding type IX secretion system motor protein PorM/GldM: protein MAQGKQTPRQKMINLMYLVFIAMMALNIDAEIIRSYYDSTKALNETRTLTERKNEKIFERTLEAKAQQVPDTYAQPWEQYKVLKGKIDALVNSAQGIKTELKKQSDFHDKDPKTGKDVDVSENFAALNNNDATTKYFFKDGDENAPSKGALDLKFRIDDVRNYIVTTFGNNAQLKDLVERANKSLIAEYPKGKSPNEKTWFQNKFYHQPLIAAVSNLEIIQNDARNVQSDALALLLQEKVDASIKFSSYEPIVSGPVDIQAGKQAEVKVMLGTYSNSNKINITGVSKVENGKGIIPISGNGIGEHTLKGMITLTDASGKPETFPWTHTYNVIAGPREVKLEKGLLLSADKMNVMYRGLENPVSGAILGADNSRLSLSAPGAVVKGTGPGKWTVTPSTGTTVKMTLSGTDPNGKTVSQVFEYRIKNVPPPQGQMRGQTVLNIPATSIPNQMVQAALPDFDFPVSFTVNQFMVKVPGKAALLIKGNSLDEAAGLVKNLRTGDVVYVFDIKATATGLGNQTLKNISPVVINVQ from the coding sequence ATGGCACAAGGAAAACAGACTCCACGTCAGAAGATGATCAACCTTATGTATTTGGTGTTCATCGCTATGATGGCCCTCAATATTGATGCAGAAATCATCAGATCCTATTATGACTCAACTAAAGCTCTCAATGAAACCAGAACTTTAACAGAAAGAAAAAACGAGAAAATTTTTGAAAGAACTCTTGAAGCCAAAGCACAGCAAGTACCTGATACTTATGCACAGCCTTGGGAGCAATATAAAGTTTTAAAAGGTAAAATTGACGCATTAGTCAACTCTGCTCAAGGTATTAAGACTGAACTTAAAAAGCAGTCAGACTTTCATGATAAGGATCCTAAAACAGGAAAAGATGTTGATGTGAGTGAAAACTTTGCAGCTCTTAATAATAATGATGCAACAACAAAATATTTCTTCAAAGATGGAGATGAAAATGCACCTTCAAAAGGAGCTTTAGATTTGAAGTTTAGAATTGATGATGTAAGAAATTATATTGTTACTACTTTCGGAAATAATGCTCAGCTAAAGGATTTAGTTGAAAGAGCCAATAAATCTCTGATTGCTGAATATCCAAAAGGAAAATCACCTAATGAGAAGACTTGGTTTCAGAATAAATTCTATCATCAACCGTTAATCGCAGCGGTGTCTAATCTGGAAATTATCCAGAATGATGCTAGAAATGTACAATCTGATGCTTTAGCATTGTTACTTCAGGAAAAAGTGGATGCTAGTATTAAATTCAGCAGCTATGAGCCAATTGTTTCAGGGCCTGTTGATATTCAGGCTGGTAAGCAAGCTGAAGTTAAAGTAATGCTAGGAACGTATTCTAATAGTAATAAAATCAATATTACTGGTGTAAGCAAAGTAGAGAATGGAAAAGGTATTATTCCTATTTCAGGAAATGGTATTGGAGAGCATACTTTAAAAGGAATGATTACTTTAACAGATGCTTCTGGAAAACCAGAAACTTTCCCTTGGACTCATACGTATAATGTTATTGCAGGACCAAGAGAAGTAAAACTTGAAAAAGGATTGCTACTTTCTGCGGATAAAATGAATGTAATGTACAGAGGATTGGAAAACCCGGTTTCGGGAGCTATCTTAGGTGCTGATAATTCAAGACTATCATTATCTGCTCCGGGCGCTGTTGTAAAAGGAACTGGTCCAGGAAAATGGACAGTGACACCTTCTACAGGAACTACGGTTAAAATGACATTATCAGGAACAGATCCTAATGGTAAAACTGTTTCTCAGGTATTTGAATACAGAATTAAGAATGTTCCTCCTCCACAAGGTCAAATGAGAGGTCAAACGGTATTGAATATTCCTGCTACTTCGATTCCAAATCAGATGGTACAGGCTGCATTACCAGACTTTGACTTCCCGGTATCATTCACTGTTAATCAGTTTATGGTTAAAGTACCTGGTAAGGCTGCATTATTAATCAAAGGAAATAGTCTTGACGAAGCTGCCGGATTAGTTAAAAATCTTAGAACAGGTGATGTCGTTTATGTTTTCGATATTAAAGCAACCGCTACAGGATTAGGAAATCAAACATTGAAAAATATTTCTCCTGTTGTAATCAATGTTCAGTAA
- the porL gene encoding type IX secretion system motor protein PorL/GldL codes for MFKTKDAWMNFFYSFGAAIVILGAWLKITHINIGPITGNVALTVGLITEAIIFIIFAFDPPKSEESYAWENVYPELLDKHANPNPLHSNVSSRNNAAAQFAELENTLSTKLDKMLQDAKLDVQLFERLRTGIDKFSNSVDQINQTVDVSASTHKYNDQLNKAAQHMESMNALYTMQLENGKRQSEFANKYVADMQKSAEHSEKFNQELQGLTSNLNNLNRVYGGMLTAMKS; via the coding sequence ATGTTTAAGACTAAAGATGCTTGGATGAATTTCTTTTATTCATTCGGTGCTGCAATTGTAATTCTTGGAGCTTGGCTTAAGATTACTCACATTAATATTGGACCAATCACTGGTAATGTTGCTCTTACAGTTGGGCTTATTACCGAAGCTATTATTTTCATTATTTTCGCTTTTGACCCTCCAAAATCTGAAGAGTCTTATGCATGGGAAAATGTATATCCTGAGTTATTAGATAAACATGCTAATCCAAACCCTTTACATTCTAATGTTTCTTCAAGAAATAATGCAGCTGCTCAATTTGCAGAATTAGAAAACACGCTTTCTACAAAATTGGATAAAATGTTGCAGGATGCTAAATTAGATGTTCAACTATTTGAAAGATTAAGAACAGGAATTGATAAATTTTCGAACTCTGTAGATCAGATCAACCAAACGGTAGATGTTTCTGCTTCTACTCATAAATATAATGACCAACTTAATAAAGCTGCTCAGCACATGGAAAGTATGAATGCTTTGTATACAATGCAGTTGGAGAACGGTAAGAGACAATCAGAGTTTGCTAACAAATATGTAGCAGATATGCAAAAATCTGCTGAACATTCAGAAAAATTCAATCAAGAATTACAAGGTTTAACATCTAACTTAAATAACTTAAACAGAGTTTATGGTGGTATGTTAACTGCTATGAAGTCTTAA
- the porK gene encoding T9SS ring complex lipoprotein PorK/GldK produces the protein MKRIFLLLLSASVASVSCSGGGSSSVGKPGTKGELIPREKTKSFVAERPYGMVAIPAGSFIAGLADQDITHTPEKATLKTVTVSSFFMDEAETTNAEYRVFINYVRDSIARTLLAEAAGEGGEGGGRGASIGDYAYLAKKEENLTPYQEYLEGQGGRDDGGYDATKRLDWKIPLHWSTAKYPDVEYAEVLESMYLPVSSRMGNERILDVSKLKYNYQWGDMDAAVADNERGVNYLRSKSIAVYPDTTVWVKDFHFAYNEPLFEQYFWHKAYKDYPVVGVTWDQARAYCNFRSKLKTDYNESLKRKKQRPLQFRLPTEIEWEYAARGGMQNATYPWGGPYLMDDRGCYLANFKPKRGNYMEDDKKGTYTYTAPVKKFKKNGFGLFDMAGNVSEWTESSYNNSSYGFSSTLNPSTKNKTDTKKSVRGGSWKDIGAMLMTGARDWERKDSARSYIGFRTVQDIPEAAVKPRRVSR, from the coding sequence ATGAAAAGGATATTTCTTTTATTATTGTCTGCGTCGGTAGCGTCGGTATCTTGTTCAGGTGGTGGGAGCTCTTCTGTAGGGAAGCCCGGAACAAAAGGAGAATTGATACCAAGAGAAAAAACTAAATCATTTGTTGCTGAAAGACCATATGGTATGGTTGCCATTCCTGCAGGCTCATTTATTGCAGGTTTAGCTGATCAGGATATTACACATACCCCTGAAAAAGCAACATTGAAAACAGTAACTGTTTCCTCTTTCTTTATGGATGAAGCAGAAACTACCAATGCAGAATACAGAGTATTTATTAATTACGTAAGAGACTCTATAGCTAGAACTCTACTTGCTGAAGCTGCCGGAGAAGGTGGTGAAGGTGGTGGTAGAGGAGCAAGCATAGGTGATTATGCATACCTTGCCAAAAAAGAAGAAAACCTTACTCCATACCAGGAATACCTAGAAGGACAAGGAGGTAGAGACGACGGTGGTTATGATGCTACTAAAAGATTAGACTGGAAAATTCCATTACATTGGAGTACTGCTAAATATCCTGATGTGGAATATGCAGAGGTTCTCGAGTCTATGTATTTACCGGTTTCTTCCAGAATGGGTAATGAAAGAATCCTAGATGTTAGTAAATTAAAATATAATTATCAGTGGGGAGATATGGATGCAGCAGTTGCTGACAACGAAAGAGGAGTTAACTACCTTAGAAGTAAAAGCATTGCCGTTTATCCTGATACTACTGTTTGGGTAAAAGATTTCCATTTTGCGTATAACGAGCCTTTATTTGAGCAATACTTCTGGCATAAAGCTTATAAAGATTATCCAGTAGTAGGGGTGACTTGGGATCAGGCAAGAGCGTATTGTAATTTCAGATCTAAATTGAAAACAGATTACAATGAAAGCTTAAAAAGAAAAAAACAAAGACCATTACAATTCCGTTTACCTACCGAAATAGAATGGGAATATGCAGCAAGAGGCGGAATGCAGAATGCTACATATCCTTGGGGCGGTCCATATTTAATGGATGACAGAGGATGCTATTTAGCAAACTTTAAGCCTAAGAGAGGTAATTATATGGAAGACGATAAGAAAGGTACTTATACATATACAGCTCCAGTAAAGAAATTTAAGAAAAATGGATTTGGGTTATTTGATATGGCTGGAAACGTTTCTGAATGGACGGAATCTTCTTATAACAATTCTTCATACGGATTTTCTTCTACTTTAAATCCTTCTACTAAAAATAAAACAGATACTAAAAAATCAGTGAGAGGAGGTTCTTGGAAAGACATAGGTGCAATGCTTATGACAGGTGCAAGAGATTGGGAAAGAAAAGATTCGGCTAGAAGTTATATTGGATTTAGAACCGTACAGGATATTCCTGAAGCTGCTGTTAAGCCAAGAAGGGTTAGCAGATAA
- the glmS gene encoding glutamine--fructose-6-phosphate transaminase (isomerizing), giving the protein MCGIVGYTGFQDAYEIVINGLRRLEYRGYDSAGIVLENTNNSFEVEKTKGKVDDLVNISGQLKGTAKMGMGHTRWATHGVPSDRNSHPHLSNNNKIAIIHNGIIENYDTIKKMLVEKGFTFKSETDTEVLVNLIQYFMDINAETDFPTAVRYALNEVYGAYAITVMHEDYPGVLVVGRLGSPLAIGIGDKEYFIASDASPFVEFTKEAIYLEEGHMATISLEGGVDIRTINENSKIEPEIQELKLSLEQIEKGGYEHFMLKEIFEQPKSIHDTMRGRLLVDEGVIKMAGIWDHVEKFKNANRIIIIACGTSWHAGLIGEYLIEEYARIPVEVEYASEFRYRNPIITDKDVVIAISQSGETADTMAALKLAKEKGAFIYGICNVVDSSIARITDAGSYTHAGPEIGVASTKAFTAQLTILTLIAFKLGKHNGNLGNAEFMSLISELDAIPKKIEDVLSATHELTQEIAKDFIGATNFLYLGRGYNYPAALEGALKLKEISYIHAEGYPAAEMKHGPIALIDENMPIVIIAPKKGHYDKIVSNVQEIKARKGKVIAVVNKGDQQVSAMADYVIEIPETSECFSPIVASVPLQLLAYYIAVYRGANVDQPRNLAKSVTVE; this is encoded by the coding sequence ATGTGCGGAATAGTTGGATACACAGGCTTTCAAGACGCTTATGAAATAGTTATTAATGGTCTTAGAAGACTAGAATACAGAGGGTATGACAGTGCGGGAATTGTGTTGGAAAATACAAACAATTCATTTGAAGTTGAAAAAACAAAAGGAAAGGTTGACGATCTTGTTAATATATCTGGTCAACTGAAAGGGACTGCGAAAATGGGGATGGGACATACACGTTGGGCAACTCACGGGGTACCAAGTGATAGAAACTCTCACCCGCATTTATCTAATAATAATAAAATTGCAATCATCCATAATGGAATCATCGAGAATTATGATACCATAAAAAAGATGCTTGTAGAAAAAGGATTTACTTTCAAATCCGAAACAGATACTGAAGTATTGGTAAACCTTATCCAGTATTTTATGGATATCAATGCTGAAACTGATTTCCCAACAGCGGTAAGATATGCTCTTAACGAAGTATATGGGGCTTATGCTATCACAGTGATGCATGAAGACTATCCAGGAGTTTTAGTGGTAGGAAGATTAGGTTCTCCTTTAGCAATAGGAATTGGTGATAAAGAATACTTTATCGCATCTGATGCTTCTCCTTTTGTAGAGTTTACAAAGGAGGCTATATATCTTGAAGAAGGACATATGGCTACTATTTCCTTAGAAGGAGGAGTGGATATCAGAACGATTAACGAAAACTCTAAAATAGAACCGGAAATTCAGGAGCTAAAATTAAGCCTGGAACAAATCGAAAAAGGAGGTTATGAGCATTTCATGCTTAAGGAAATCTTCGAACAGCCGAAGTCTATTCATGATACGATGAGAGGAAGATTGTTGGTGGATGAAGGAGTGATCAAAATGGCAGGAATCTGGGATCATGTTGAGAAATTCAAAAATGCAAACAGAATCATTATTATTGCTTGTGGAACTTCATGGCATGCAGGTCTTATCGGGGAATATCTTATAGAAGAATATGCAAGAATCCCTGTTGAAGTGGAATATGCATCAGAATTCAGATACAGAAACCCTATTATTACAGATAAAGATGTTGTGATCGCGATTTCTCAATCCGGGGAAACTGCTGATACAATGGCTGCTTTAAAATTAGCTAAAGAAAAAGGTGCATTTATATATGGTATCTGTAATGTGGTAGATTCTTCTATTGCAAGAATTACAGATGCAGGTTCATATACCCATGCAGGGCCTGAAATTGGAGTAGCTTCTACGAAAGCTTTTACAGCTCAGCTTACTATTCTTACTTTAATTGCATTTAAATTAGGAAAACATAACGGTAACCTGGGTAATGCTGAATTTATGAGCCTTATTTCAGAACTAGATGCAATTCCTAAGAAAATTGAAGATGTATTGAGTGCTACTCATGAGCTTACTCAGGAGATTGCAAAAGACTTCATTGGTGCTACCAATTTCCTATACCTAGGAAGAGGATATAATTATCCTGCAGCATTGGAAGGTGCATTAAAGCTGAAAGAAATCTCTTATATTCATGCTGAAGGGTACCCTGCTGCAGAAATGAAACATGGCCCTATTGCATTGATAGATGAAAATATGCCGATTGTTATTATTGCTCCTAAAAAAGGGCATTATGATAAGATTGTAAGTAATGTACAAGAGATAAAAGCTAGAAAAGGAAAAGTTATTGCTGTAGTCAATAAAGGAGATCAGCAAGTAAGTGCAATGGCAGACTATGTTATTGAGATCCCTGAGACCTCAGAATGCTTCTCTCCAATCGTTGCTTCAGTACCTTTACAATTGCTTGCTTATTACATCGCTGTATACAGAGGAGCCAATGTAGATCAGCCGAGAAACTTAGCTAAATCCGTGACTGTAGAATAA
- a CDS encoding DUF4270 domain-containing protein — protein sequence MIKRTFAMIFLAIFGSVLLYNCEPDPDSLGEQLFVDDAAQGKEQLFDVTAFNIINNDSIKSDATQLAAAVLGAFKEDQFGMQKASYITQVRLPSYNPDFGTNAKVDSVVLVIKYPQNTYAADSLTTITDENYIYPEGSIPAKKEIKSYPILDKFGKAKKTLTINVNEVTDFLRSPTDSVKSNAVFAYNSTVLGTKVFNGKVSTVTITKDSDNSELFTTPTPGIRIQLDNAKTLFQEKIIDKKGKPELMDASNFIRHFRGLRISVQEEDGYLFQFLPTNVDLIMYYKNDKVENGTTTRPQTAYTFNLGNGNTHIGQYQYDRTGSPLQTASSTLGNRETGDKKLYAQGMGGPSIGVKIPDSEIKKLKTLYQNDKAAIISAKIRIYTDDSAWDNKYKKPNSFTFLQKDKETASSPVKTTFTTDLTTLAGAPGYAMYKTFNLDKNPAYYEFTVTKSLKDLVETGVSNEFKYYRIDLGGFLNNSDNTGFLGTKYTARSFSRDRAVFVGSDAGNANQIKLRVTYGTK from the coding sequence ATGATTAAAAGAACTTTTGCCATGATTTTTTTGGCAATTTTCGGTAGTGTATTACTTTATAATTGTGAACCGGATCCGGATTCTTTAGGAGAACAGTTGTTTGTAGATGATGCAGCTCAGGGCAAAGAGCAACTTTTTGATGTTACTGCCTTTAACATTATCAATAATGACAGCATTAAAAGTGATGCGACGCAATTGGCTGCTGCAGTCCTTGGAGCCTTTAAAGAAGATCAGTTTGGAATGCAAAAGGCTTCTTACATTACCCAGGTGAGATTACCTTCATACAATCCTGATTTTGGTACTAATGCTAAAGTAGATTCTGTAGTTTTAGTAATAAAATATCCTCAAAATACGTATGCCGCTGATTCTCTTACGACGATAACGGACGAAAACTATATTTATCCAGAGGGAAGTATACCTGCAAAAAAGGAAATAAAATCATATCCCATTCTTGATAAATTTGGAAAGGCGAAAAAGACATTGACAATTAATGTTAATGAAGTCACTGATTTCTTAAGATCACCTACTGACAGCGTTAAATCAAATGCTGTATTTGCTTATAATTCTACTGTGCTTGGTACGAAGGTATTTAATGGTAAGGTAAGCACAGTTACAATTACCAAAGATTCTGATAATAGTGAATTGTTTACCACCCCTACGCCTGGGATAAGAATTCAATTGGATAATGCTAAAACTCTATTTCAAGAAAAAATTATTGATAAAAAAGGGAAACCTGAGCTTATGGATGCCTCGAACTTTATCAGGCACTTTAGAGGTCTTAGAATTTCTGTTCAGGAAGAAGACGGATATTTGTTTCAGTTCCTTCCAACTAATGTGGATTTGATCATGTATTATAAAAATGACAAAGTCGAAAATGGAACTACAACGAGGCCGCAGACAGCTTATACATTTAATTTAGGAAATGGAAATACCCATATTGGACAATATCAGTATGACAGAACAGGATCTCCATTGCAAACAGCTTCATCTACTCTTGGAAATAGAGAAACAGGTGATAAAAAACTATATGCACAGGGAATGGGAGGACCTTCTATAGGGGTGAAAATTCCGGATTCAGAAATTAAAAAATTAAAAACCTTATACCAAAATGATAAGGCCGCTATCATCAGTGCTAAAATCAGAATATATACTGATGATTCAGCATGGGATAATAAATATAAAAAACCAAACTCTTTTACGTTTTTGCAAAAGGATAAAGAGACGGCAAGCAGTCCGGTTAAAACCACATTTACTACTGATCTGACTACGCTTGCAGGTGCTCCGGGATATGCAATGTATAAGACATTTAACTTAGATAAAAATCCTGCTTATTATGAGTTTACGGTCACTAAATCTTTGAAAGACTTAGTAGAAACAGGAGTGAGTAATGAATTTAAATATTATAGAATTGATTTAGGAGGCTTCCTGAATAATTCAGATAATACAGGATTCCTAGGGACTAAATATACAGCAAGATCTTTCTCAAGAGATAGAGCCGTTTTTGTTGGTTCTGATGCAGGCAATGCCAATCAAATAAAGTTAAGAGTTACTTACGGTACAAAATAA
- a CDS encoding glycogen/starch synthase: protein MPNQKILYITTEMYPYQEDTNMATVVNKMALKMHNEGNDVRVFMPRFGQISERKFQLHEVIRLSGMNIIINDLDQPLIIKVASLPGERLQVYFIDNEEYFKRKQYYFDDEGVAFDDNDERAIFFARGVIETIKKLNWVPDIIHLNGWMASFVPIYLKTYYKSDTYFKDAKIVLSLYNEKDAPLNEKIGEKLEFDNISGLKALDKPSFQSFVIESMNYVDGVVKGDEFLDGDLDKAFNETSTPKSEYLDVDSINKLY, encoded by the coding sequence ATGCCGAATCAAAAAATACTGTACATTACTACAGAAATGTATCCATATCAGGAAGATACAAATATGGCTACTGTGGTAAACAAAATGGCACTTAAAATGCACAATGAAGGCAATGATGTAAGAGTTTTTATGCCAAGATTTGGACAAATAAGTGAAAGGAAATTCCAGCTTCATGAGGTGATCCGTCTTTCAGGAATGAATATTATCATTAATGACCTGGACCAACCTCTAATCATTAAAGTAGCGTCGCTTCCGGGGGAAAGACTTCAGGTCTACTTTATCGATAACGAAGAGTATTTCAAAAGAAAACAATATTACTTTGATGACGAAGGTGTTGCTTTTGATGATAACGATGAAAGAGCAATATTCTTTGCAAGAGGAGTAATAGAAACCATCAAAAAACTGAACTGGGTTCCGGACATTATTCACTTAAATGGCTGGATGGCTTCTTTTGTCCCTATTTATCTCAAAACGTACTACAAATCCGATACTTATTTTAAAGACGCTAAAATTGTTCTTTCCTTATACAATGAGAAAGACGCACCTCTTAATGAAAAAATAGGAGAAAAATTAGAGTTTGACAATATTTCTGGATTAAAAGCGTTAGATAAACCAAGCTTTCAAAGCTTCGTTATTGAAAGCATGAACTATGTTGACGGTGTGGTAAAAGGAGATGAATTTTTGGATGGAGATTTAGATAAAGCATTCAACGAGACATCAACTCCTAAATCAGAATATCTTGATGTAGATTCTATAAACAAACTTTATTAA
- the panC gene encoding pantoate--beta-alanine ligase: MEVLKNKKILQDFIERQKEMGKRIGFAPTMGALHNGHLSLYEMARNENDLVISSIFVNPTQFNNPEDLEKYPRDINRDLLILENSGLVDAVYIPEVVDIYPEKAESKHYDFDGLENEMEGKSRPGHFDGVGTVVEELFKQIQPDNAYFGEKDFQQLAIIKKMIEKKQLPIKITGVPIYRADNGLALSSRNQRLHEDRKEASKVIYETLKKVHDWFRVITVPEIKERVIDIFDEQQGMKLEYFMIANENTLKETDFFYKDQPYRAFIVVVVDGVRLIDNMHLN; the protein is encoded by the coding sequence ATGGAAGTTTTAAAAAATAAAAAAATACTTCAGGATTTCATTGAAAGACAGAAAGAAATGGGGAAAAGAATTGGATTCGCCCCTACTATGGGTGCCCTCCACAATGGACATCTTTCGCTGTATGAAATGGCCAGAAACGAAAATGACCTTGTAATTTCTTCAATTTTTGTTAATCCAACCCAGTTCAATAATCCTGAAGATCTTGAAAAATACCCTCGGGATATCAACAGAGATCTTCTTATTTTAGAAAATTCCGGATTGGTCGATGCTGTTTATATTCCGGAAGTAGTAGATATTTATCCTGAAAAAGCAGAAAGCAAACATTATGATTTTGACGGATTGGAAAATGAAATGGAAGGCAAATCAAGGCCCGGCCATTTTGATGGAGTGGGAACAGTAGTAGAAGAGCTTTTCAAACAAATACAGCCCGACAATGCTTATTTCGGAGAAAAAGATTTTCAGCAATTAGCCATTATTAAGAAAATGATTGAAAAAAAGCAGCTTCCTATTAAAATCACGGGAGTTCCTATCTACAGAGCAGACAATGGTCTTGCATTAAGTTCAAGAAACCAAAGACTTCACGAAGACCGAAAAGAAGCATCAAAAGTCATTTATGAAACATTAAAAAAAGTACATGATTGGTTTAGAGTGATTACCGTTCCTGAAATCAAAGAAAGAGTGATTGATATATTTGATGAGCAACAAGGCATGAAGCTTGAATATTTCATGATTGCTAATGAGAACACCTTAAAAGAGACTGATTTCTTTTATAAAGATCAGCCTTACAGAGCTTTTATAGTTGTGGTTGTAGATGGAGTAAGATTAATTGACAATATGCATCTCAATTAA
- a CDS encoding shikimate kinase: protein MIISLVGYMGCGKSHISKILSEKINFKLIDLDKEISRRTQLTIPEIFEKKGEIYFRKLEREALEEILATEENLILSLGGGTPVYYNNMEIINNNSKSIFLKASVNTLTERLSKQKEKRPLIANIPDESLPEFIAKHLFERNAFYSKSLISVNTDSREPEDIVDEIIEKLYL, encoded by the coding sequence ATGATAATTTCACTGGTTGGATACATGGGTTGTGGCAAATCACACATTTCCAAAATTTTAAGCGAAAAAATTAATTTTAAATTAATTGACCTGGATAAAGAGATTTCTAGACGAACTCAATTAACTATTCCGGAAATCTTCGAAAAAAAGGGTGAGATCTACTTTAGAAAGCTGGAAAGGGAAGCATTGGAAGAAATTCTTGCAACGGAAGAAAATCTCATTCTAAGCCTTGGTGGAGGAACTCCTGTTTATTATAACAATATGGAGATTATTAACAACAACTCTAAAAGCATCTTTTTAAAAGCTTCTGTCAATACATTAACAGAAAGGCTTTCAAAACAAAAAGAAAAAAGACCCTTAATAGCCAATATTCCTGATGAAAGCCTCCCTGAATTTATTGCCAAGCATTTATTTGAGAGAAATGCATTTTACAGCAAGTCACTGATTAGTGTCAATACAGATTCGAGAGAACCTGAGGATATTGTAGATGAAATTATCGAAAAGCTTTATTTATAA
- a CDS encoding RNA-binding S4 domain-containing protein has translation MRIDKFLWSIRFYKTRTVATEEIKKNRVSIGDSVVKSSKEVREGDVIKIRKNQIDYKIKVIQIPKSRMGAKLVPLHIKDVTDKEQYELLKLRKMTQDYYRTRGEGRPTKKDRRDMDDYVGNDIASDFTDWDDFFGENNDAEEDEKDL, from the coding sequence ATGAGAATAGATAAATTTTTATGGAGCATTCGCTTTTATAAAACGAGAACGGTTGCAACAGAGGAGATTAAGAAAAACAGAGTTTCCATTGGAGACTCTGTTGTCAAGTCTTCTAAAGAGGTAAGAGAAGGGGATGTGATCAAAATCCGTAAAAATCAGATCGACTACAAAATTAAAGTCATTCAAATTCCTAAAAGCAGAATGGGGGCTAAGCTGGTACCTCTGCATATCAAAGATGTCACCGACAAAGAGCAATACGAATTGCTCAAACTCCGCAAAATGACCCAAGATTATTATAGAACCAGAGGTGAGGGGAGACCTACTAAAAAAGACCGAAGGGACATGGACGATTATGTAGGTAATGATATTGCTTCAGATTTTACAGACTGGGATGACTTTTTCGGTGAGAATAATGACGCAGAAGAAGATGAAAAAGATTTATAA